The genome window AGAATCCACAAAGAACTTCTTGAAAAGCTGAAAATTCTTTCTGAAAAGGATAGCCCGGTAAAAAGCTTCAAAAAAATCATGGAAGAAGGTCTTGACAGATTTGACGGGATCTTTGTTCCAGGCGGCCATGCTCCGATGGAAGACCTTACCGACAACCATGATTTAGGCTTAATCTTCAGACATTTTCATGAAAAGTCAAAACCCACAGCGCTTGTCTGCCATGGGCCTGTAGCTCTTCTTTCAGCAATATGCAACGCAGCCGGATTCATGCAAAAAGTTAAGACTGGCGACTTTGAAGCGGCAAAATCAGCCATGAAAGACTGGCCTTATTCTGGCTATGACATGACAGTTTTCAGCACTGACGAAGAAAACGCGGTTGCTGGCGAAAGGGGCATAGGCGGGTTTGTTCAGTTTGACCCGCAGACCACACTTAAGCTTGCAGGCGGGAATATGAAGCCTGGCCAGAATATGTTCGAAAATAACGTAGTGGTTTGCAGAGAACTTGTTACAGGCCAAAACCCGGCGTCAGACGAAGAACTTGCAGAAAAATTCATAAACATGCTCAAAAAATAGTCAGGAAAAGGCCATGAAATCAAAAATTAGATTGTCTTTCAGGATGGAACTCATCGGCAAAGGTTATTACAGCAAATTAGCGGATCAGAACGCAAAAAAGAATCCTGAACTTGCTGAAAAGTTGAGCCTTTTTTCAAGACATGAACATAAACACAGCAAGCTTTTTGCCAAACTTTATTCTGACCGCTACGGAAAGCAGCCTGGCTATGAATGGCCATGGCAGCTTGCGGGAAAGACAATGGGAGTGATTTTATGGCCACTTCCGCTCAAACTAAAACTGAAGCGCCTGGGTTCAATTGAAAAGATGGCTGTGAGGCAGATAGAAAAAGCTCTGGCCAGCGGAGAAGAAGGCGGGTATTTTGATGTAATCATGGCAATTCTGCCAGATGAACAGAAACACGCCGCTCTATTCAATGATTTTTTCCACCAGGAAGGAAATGCATGATGAAAATTTTGATGGCATTTTTAATTGCCTTCTCCCTTACAGGATGCTCGGCAAAAGGAGGCAATACAATGGAACGTATGTCTGAATGTCCTGATTCACCAAACTGTGTGTCTTCTTTGTCAAAAATGGAATCGCATTTAATTGCCCCCATAAGCTTCAAGGGGGACCCGCAAAAGGCTATGGAAAAGCTTGAAAAAGTTATTCTTTCCATGAAACGGGCTGAAATAGAAATCAAGGAACAAGGATATATCAAGGCTGTATTCTCATCCGCAGTTTTCAGATTCAAGGATGATGTGGAATGCCTTCTTGATAAAGATAAAAGCATCATAAATATCAGGTCTGCCTCAAGGCTCGGCTATTCTGACTTTGGCGTCAACAGGGCAAGGGTCGAGGAAATTCGCAAACTTTTTGATCAGCAGGGGTAACAGAAATGTTTTTTGAATTAAGATTCTATCCGGTAAAGCCGGGCAAGATGGAAGAATGGGTCAATCAGATGGAAGAGGTGGTAATTCCTTTTCAGGTTTCAAGGGGCATAACCTTTGTGGCGAGCTTTGTTTCCCTCGACAACCCGGACGAATACATCTGGATCAGACGCTTTGAAAGTGAAGAGGAAAAGGAAAGGCTTTATAAGACTATTTACGAAAGCGATGTCTGGAAAGAACAGATTGGCCCTAAAAATGGCGAACTAATAGACCGGGCAAACATCAGGGTTGTGAGAATGGCTGCTACGCCTAAATCTGTAATCAGGTAAACAAGACAGCTGGGAAAATAGCAGTGTCTGATGGGAAATATTAACAGGTTTTCTAAAAAGCAATAACATGATGAAAAAGAAAATATTGATTAGATTCGTAATGATTGGAGCGCTACATTCATTTTTATATTTATGGTTTGTTCCTTTTATAATCTATCCAAGGTTTGGCCATGATGGTTTCATGCTCACTGTAGCGATTGCCGTAGTCATTTCTGTATCACTTTTAGGGATGCTTTTTCTTGGCAAGAAAAGAGAACAGAATCCAGATATCGTTTCGGATAACGATTCTGGGAAGCATGATGAGGTGGGCGAGTATACTTATAATGAAATCAAAACATAATCCAAGTTTAGACAATAAAAATGTTTCTAAAAAAAGGAATCTTTAAATGAAATTAGTTTTGAGAACATTAGTTACGATGCTTCTTTTGAGCTTTATGGGATGTGCATCCACCCTTCTTTCAGTTTCGAAATACATAGAACATTCAAGGGCTGATCTTGAAAACAAGACTGTAACTGTGGGCACTCACACGATCCATTATCTTGAAGGAGGAACTGGGGATAATATTATTCTCATACATGGTTTTGGTGCAGACAAGGATAACTGGACCCGTTTTTCAAGATATCTGACTGACAAATACCATGTGGTTGCCCTGGATCTGCCTGGTTTTGGAGAAAGTTCCCGAATTCCTGAAGAATCATACAGCGTAGAAGCCCAGGCCAAAAGAGTGCATCAGTTTGCTGAAAAACTTGGAATGAAAAAATATCATATAGTCGGTAATTCCATGGGCGGTTACATTGCTGGAGTGTACGGAGCTGAATATCCTTCAGAAGTACTTTCCGTCGGACTTTTTGCTCCAGCAGGGATAAAGCCGGTTGTTGAAAACGATCTGGTTAAAGAGCTTAAAAAAGGGAAGAATCCTCTTATTGTAAGCACCAATGAGGAATACGACCATCTCCTTGATCTCTGCTTCGAAAAGCAGCCTTATATTCCCTGCTCTGTCAAAAACCATCTTGCAGGCATTGCCATTAAACACAGGGATTTCAACGAAAAGGTTTTCAAAGAATTTGCACAAAGCTTTGTTCTTGAGGAAAGAATGAAGGATATTTCCGCAAAAACTCTGGTTCTATGGGGTGACAAGGACAAAATTCTTGATGTTTCAGGAGCTGATGTTCTGACCAAAGGCATAAAGAATTCAAAAAAAATCATAATGAAAGATTGCGGTCATACGCCAATGATTGAAAGACCAGAGGAAACCGCAGGGTATTATCTGGATTTCATAAAATAGAATGACCCATATACATAATCGGGGCTGAAAAACTTATGGGGGATTTTTTGAAAATAAAAATCATAAACATAAAGTTTTTGCAGAGCTTTTTACAAAAAGCGACCAGCCGGAGGCTCATGATGTTAGATTTTTGATGGCAAATTGACCATACAAAACACACCATATCCTTAATGATAAATATACGGAGGCCACCATGACAAAACCATATGAAAAACTGGGTAAACCTCTCACCCTGCCTTGCGGGGCGGTTATAAAAAACAGATTTCTGAAATCAGCCATGAGCGAGATACTTGGCACTCCTGAATTCGCTCCCAGCAATGCGCTTCCGATTCTTTACGCAAAATGGGCGGACGGAGGCACAGGTCTTCTTGTCACAGGAAACGTGATGATAGATCAGACAGCTCTTGGCGAGCCTATGAACGTGGTGATCGAGGATGAGCGACATCTCGCAGCCCTTACTAAATGGGCAAACGCTGGAAAAAAAAATGGCGCGCACATCTGGGTTCAGCTCAATCATCCTGGAAAGCAGAGTCCTAAGAATCTGTCTCCGAAGCCGGTTGCTCCTTCTGCCATTCCGTTCGAGTCCGCGCTCAGTAAATTCTTTGCGACTCCAAAGGAGCTCAGCGAAGAAGAAATCCAGCAGCTTATTCTGAGATTCGCAAGATCTGCTGGCATAGTCAAAAAAGCCGGATTCACTGGAGTTCAGATCCACGGAGCTCATGGATATCTTGTCAGCCAGTTTCTGTCACCTCTTCACAACCAGAGAAATGACAGATGGGGAGGTTCAATTGAAAACAGGATGCGCTTTGTAATGGAAATTTACAGGGCCATAAGAAATGAGGTGGGCCCGGAATTTCCTGTGGGAATAAAGCTCAATTCCGCTGATTTCCTTAAAGGCGGCTTTTCAGAAGACGACGCGGCCGAAGTTGTCACAGCCCTTGCGAGCGAAGGCATTGACCTTGTGGAAATTTCAGGCGGAACCTATGAGGCTCCAGCCATGACAGGAAGCAGAATGGCAAAGAGCGGAGAAGAGGCATATTTTCTGGGATTTGCCAGAAAGATAAGAAAAACCGTAAATGTGCCACTTGTGGTAACAGGCGGTTTCAGAACTTCAGATGCAATGGCCGCAGCAATGGAAGGAGGAGAAATAGACATGGTCGGACTTGGAAGACCAATTGTCGTTGATCCTAATCTTCCCAACGAGATTCTTTCCGGCCAGCCTTACAGAAGCACGGTTAA of Desulforegula conservatrix Mb1Pa contains these proteins:
- a CDS encoding ferritin family protein; this encodes MKSKIRLSFRMELIGKGYYSKLADQNAKKNPELAEKLSLFSRHEHKHSKLFAKLYSDRYGKQPGYEWPWQLAGKTMGVILWPLPLKLKLKRLGSIEKMAVRQIEKALASGEEGGYFDVIMAILPDEQKHAALFNDFFHQEGNA
- a CDS encoding type 1 glutamine amidotransferase domain-containing protein encodes the protein MKKKILVILSGSDRLNLKDGKIYNTGFYLNEFMVPVKKMLDAGFELEFANPEGTKPFLDKGSDSAAYFGNNEDQHRIHKELLEKLKILSEKDSPVKSFKKIMEEGLDRFDGIFVPGGHAPMEDLTDNHDLGLIFRHFHEKSKPTALVCHGPVALLSAICNAAGFMQKVKTGDFEAAKSAMKDWPYSGYDMTVFSTDEENAVAGERGIGGFVQFDPQTTLKLAGGNMKPGQNMFENNVVVCRELVTGQNPASDEELAEKFINMLKK
- a CDS encoding NADH:flavin oxidoreductase/NADH oxidase family protein encodes the protein MTKPYEKLGKPLTLPCGAVIKNRFLKSAMSEILGTPEFAPSNALPILYAKWADGGTGLLVTGNVMIDQTALGEPMNVVIEDERHLAALTKWANAGKKNGAHIWVQLNHPGKQSPKNLSPKPVAPSAIPFESALSKFFATPKELSEEEIQQLILRFARSAGIVKKAGFTGVQIHGAHGYLVSQFLSPLHNQRNDRWGGSIENRMRFVMEIYRAIRNEVGPEFPVGIKLNSADFLKGGFSEDDAAEVVTALASEGIDLVEISGGTYEAPAMTGSRMAKSGEEAYFLGFARKIRKTVNVPLVVTGGFRTSDAMAAAMEGGEIDMVGLGRPIVVDPNLPNEILSGQPYRSTVKPLTTGVKALDRMAMLEITWYENQIGRIGKGKEPKPHENVWVSMGKIITRSGIDQFRRRRA
- a CDS encoding NIPSNAP family protein, yielding MFFELRFYPVKPGKMEEWVNQMEEVVIPFQVSRGITFVASFVSLDNPDEYIWIRRFESEEEKERLYKTIYESDVWKEQIGPKNGELIDRANIRVVRMAATPKSVIR
- a CDS encoding DUF1499 domain-containing protein, which translates into the protein MMKILMAFLIAFSLTGCSAKGGNTMERMSECPDSPNCVSSLSKMESHLIAPISFKGDPQKAMEKLEKVILSMKRAEIEIKEQGYIKAVFSSAVFRFKDDVECLLDKDKSIINIRSASRLGYSDFGVNRARVEEIRKLFDQQG
- a CDS encoding alpha/beta fold hydrolase — its product is MKLVLRTLVTMLLLSFMGCASTLLSVSKYIEHSRADLENKTVTVGTHTIHYLEGGTGDNIILIHGFGADKDNWTRFSRYLTDKYHVVALDLPGFGESSRIPEESYSVEAQAKRVHQFAEKLGMKKYHIVGNSMGGYIAGVYGAEYPSEVLSVGLFAPAGIKPVVENDLVKELKKGKNPLIVSTNEEYDHLLDLCFEKQPYIPCSVKNHLAGIAIKHRDFNEKVFKEFAQSFVLEERMKDISAKTLVLWGDKDKILDVSGADVLTKGIKNSKKIIMKDCGHTPMIERPEETAGYYLDFIK